The Acidianus manzaensis genome has a window encoding:
- a CDS encoding AAA family ATPase, whose amino-acid sequence MEYKSCKISEFVFKNGNFVSIYGQAGSGKTIVALQLLENIYPSLYISTEGKEYQARASRMLLTESYFLEVNNDADLIQAILNASRLELKLIIVDTINIFYRLERKEKTLIVPLMLLKEFSKLGRVVTIWQMSLNNKVSGEKFMRYFSDDILRMTKNYIIGNMRECKFKITERGVIGCLKNSC is encoded by the coding sequence GTGGAATATAAATCTTGTAAGATCTCTGAATTTGTCTTCAAGAATGGTAATTTTGTATCAATCTATGGCCAAGCAGGTAGTGGAAAAACTATAGTAGCTCTTCAGTTGTTGGAAAATATTTATCCTTCGTTATATATCTCTACAGAGGGAAAAGAATATCAAGCTAGAGCATCTAGAATGTTGTTAACTGAGTCTTATTTTCTAGAAGTAAATAATGATGCAGATTTGATTCAGGCAATATTAAATGCTTCTAGATTAGAATTGAAATTGATTATAGTAGATACTATAAATATTTTCTATAGATTAGAAAGGAAAGAGAAAACACTAATAGTTCCTCTTATGCTATTGAAAGAGTTCTCTAAGTTGGGTAGAGTAGTAACTATCTGGCAGATGTCACTAAATAACAAAGTTAGCGGAGAAAAATTTATGAGATATTTTTCTGATGACATACTAAGGATGACAAAGAATTATATTATAGGAAATATGAGGGAATGCAAATTTAAAATTACAGAAAGAGGAGTTATTGGATGCTTAAAGAACTCTTGTTAG
- a CDS encoding Clp1/GlmU family protein, whose product MLIQKGYDYIFKGPCNVRKIKGKILIKGIEIEDQINLDDYFSIVPIEDSEIQTNCQPIDKIQHLGWEELILNISNTQGTILLLGDTDSGKTYFSTIAKNLVNSVNIDADVGQSTYFLPTFISSSNSYLEFFGSISPSTNFRLHAQLTTKMFEKIKSKITIIDTDGWITGFKAFQHKLELIYCIDPDYIITFNEKIINFFPENIKKKIILVKRAPIFLEKNRIKRILYRKLKYVNYFKDSKEFKIEYEALFGKRIAENLILSWNETLQISPEEPCYGYYIYKEDLKGLLLGLTLHGKVIGAGFIKNINDEYITISTPVDQFTGIIPSNISLNDNFEDKKIKIQKC is encoded by the coding sequence ATGCTAATTCAAAAAGGCTATGATTACATCTTTAAAGGACCTTGCAATGTACGTAAAATTAAAGGAAAAATATTAATCAAAGGAATAGAAATAGAAGATCAAATAAATTTAGACGACTATTTTAGTATAGTACCCATTGAAGATTCAGAGATTCAAACCAATTGCCAACCTATAGATAAAATACAACATTTAGGCTGGGAAGAATTAATTCTTAATATTTCTAATACGCAAGGCACTATATTATTATTAGGTGATACAGACTCAGGAAAAACATATTTTTCAACAATAGCCAAAAACCTTGTAAATAGTGTAAATATTGATGCAGATGTTGGACAATCAACATACTTTTTACCTACATTCATATCATCAAGCAATTCATATCTCGAATTTTTTGGAAGCATATCTCCATCAACCAATTTTAGATTACATGCACAACTAACAACAAAAATGTTTGAGAAAATAAAATCAAAAATAACAATAATAGATACAGACGGTTGGATAACAGGATTTAAAGCATTCCAACACAAACTAGAATTAATATACTGTATAGATCCTGATTATATTATAACATTCAATGAAAAAATAATAAATTTCTTTCCAGAAAATATAAAGAAAAAAATAATTCTCGTTAAACGAGCTCCAATTTTTTTAGAGAAAAATAGGATTAAAAGAATATTATACAGAAAACTTAAATACGTGAACTATTTCAAAGATAGCAAAGAATTTAAAATTGAGTATGAAGCATTATTTGGAAAAAGAATAGCAGAAAATCTAATACTTAGCTGGAATGAAACCCTACAAATATCGCCAGAAGAACCTTGTTATGGATATTATATTTATAAAGAGGATTTAAAGGGCCTCCTACTAGGCTTAACCCTACACGGAAAAGTAATAGGAGCAGGATTTATAAAAAACATAAATGACGAATACATAACTATTTCAACTCCAGTAGACCAATTCACCGGCATAATACCAAGTAACATAAGCTTAAATGACAACTTTGAAGATAAGAAAATTAAGATTCAGAAATGCTAA
- the tmk gene encoding dTMP kinase, with protein MLMIALEGIDGSGKSSIGKELQKYLQNKYKNKKILLTYEPFTSEITTLIQNLGWKDGISLTLLFSADRAIHLNWIKQNNPDIVIMDRYYLSTIAYQSSLGVKKEWIINVNSFFPKPDLTILLDLPSEIAIKRINKTDKFNFSEKIQLLEKVRHNYLELAKEDKNIKIIDATKEFNTVLKEAIMNVEKLFS; from the coding sequence ATGCTAATGATTGCACTAGAAGGAATAGACGGATCCGGAAAATCCAGCATAGGAAAAGAATTACAAAAGTATCTACAAAATAAATATAAAAACAAAAAAATATTGCTAACTTATGAGCCATTCACGTCAGAAATAACTACTCTAATCCAAAATCTAGGTTGGAAAGACGGAATCTCACTTACACTCCTATTTTCCGCTGATAGAGCAATTCATTTAAATTGGATAAAACAGAACAATCCAGATATCGTAATTATGGATAGATATTACCTTTCTACAATAGCCTATCAATCATCATTAGGAGTAAAAAAAGAATGGATAATAAATGTAAACTCATTTTTCCCAAAACCAGATCTAACAATACTCTTAGATCTCCCATCAGAAATTGCAATAAAAAGAATAAATAAAACAGACAAGTTTAACTTTTCAGAAAAAATTCAGTTATTAGAAAAAGTAAGACATAACTACTTAGAACTTGCAAAAGAAGACAAAAATATTAAGATAATTGATGCAACAAAAGAATTTAATACAGTGTTAAAAGAAGCCATTATGAACGTTGAGAAGTTATTCTCTTAA
- a CDS encoding Sjogren's syndrome/scleroderma autoantigen 1 family protein, whose product MADDSIKKAAELLRQGATMLSESCPICNSPLFKLKSGDIVCPVHGKVYLVKSDEEEAKIKREFSLDSVEGILIDGILVVAKKIKEDPMDSENIMQMIKYLDALERLKRITSQRS is encoded by the coding sequence ATGGCTGATGATTCCATTAAAAAGGCAGCTGAGTTACTCAGGCAAGGGGCTACTATGCTTAGCGAATCATGTCCAATCTGTAATTCTCCGCTTTTTAAATTAAAATCAGGAGATATAGTATGTCCAGTTCATGGTAAGGTTTACTTAGTTAAATCTGATGAGGAGGAAGCTAAAATAAAGAGAGAATTTAGTCTTGATTCAGTAGAAGGTATTTTGATTGATGGTATATTAGTAGTAGCTAAAAAAATAAAGGAGGATCCTATGGATAGTGAAAATATTATGCAGATGATAAAGTATCTAGATGCTTTAGAAAGGCTTAAGAGAATAACTTCTCAACGTTCATAA
- a CDS encoding UPF0147 family protein, with the protein MATLYDNEAKIKQAVILLQKIVNDTSVPRNIRRAATDAIRNLQDQRLSAGVRAANAIGILEDISQDPNMPTHTRINIWNVVSILETVKD; encoded by the coding sequence ATGGCTACCCTATACGATAATGAAGCAAAAATAAAACAAGCAGTAATCCTTTTGCAAAAGATAGTAAATGATACTAGCGTGCCAAGAAACATAAGAAGAGCAGCTACAGACGCAATTAGAAATTTGCAAGATCAAAGATTAAGTGCAGGAGTTAGAGCTGCAAACGCAATAGGAATTCTGGAAGATATAAGCCAAGATCCAAATATGCCAACACACACTAGAATTAATATTTGGAACGTAGTTTCCATCTTAGAGACAGTTAAGGATTAA
- a CDS encoding YncE family protein, which yields MRYGNIHKDYVRMFLLLFLFFFIIFPIFQSYQHESNAKFEITGNISVGDFPIDATYDPSNEYLYVTTAGSNSVSVISGMSVIANVTVGDYPGVIGYANGLIYVANYISDSVSIINGTSVIATLNVGINPDSITYDPIDRYVYISNYESNSVTVISRTREIANISVGSLPIDSIYANGYVYVVNDGSNSISVINGTSVIASIKVGEYPDSITFDSHNNLLYVSDFGSNSVTVINGTKVIDNLSVEEGPDDILYDPVNNYIYVLDFLSNSVSIINGTSVINIKVGEEPAGMTYDPINGDVFVSNYGSNSVTVISGTREISNISSIEFPVIIIYNPMNEFIYVLNKASHYVTVIGQKLNLTFVESGLPQGYNWSVTINGSTRFTNSDEISFNLLPGIYKYKVNVPSGYSAEPNNGSINLNQSQIIKLSIVKIRVMSSTIIVSSSKISITRTSMFPVFYLIIIIIIILAGIIIGLVLRNRKK from the coding sequence ATGAGATATGGGAATATCCATAAGGATTATGTGAGAATGTTTTTGCTATTATTTTTATTTTTCTTTATTATTTTTCCAATATTTCAATCTTATCAGCATGAATCTAATGCTAAATTTGAAATAACAGGTAATATAAGTGTAGGAGATTTTCCAATAGATGCAACTTATGATCCGTCCAATGAATATTTGTATGTTACAACTGCTGGATCGAATTCTGTCTCAGTAATTTCTGGAATGTCAGTAATAGCCAACGTAACAGTAGGAGATTATCCTGGAGTTATTGGCTACGCTAATGGATTAATATATGTTGCAAATTATATTTCAGACTCAGTGAGTATAATTAATGGAACATCAGTAATAGCAACGTTAAATGTAGGAATAAATCCAGACTCGATAACTTATGATCCAATTGATAGATACGTTTACATTTCAAACTATGAATCAAACTCGGTAACTGTTATATCAAGAACAAGAGAGATAGCTAATATAAGTGTAGGTAGTCTTCCAATAGATTCTATTTATGCTAATGGATATGTTTATGTTGTTAATGATGGTTCAAATTCTATTTCAGTAATTAATGGAACATCAGTAATAGCTAGTATAAAAGTTGGAGAATATCCTGATAGCATAACTTTTGATTCTCATAATAATTTACTCTATGTTTCAGATTTTGGATCTAATTCTGTTACAGTTATTAACGGAACGAAGGTAATAGATAATTTAAGTGTAGAAGAAGGTCCTGACGATATTCTCTATGATCCTGTTAATAATTATATATATGTTCTTGATTTTCTTTCTAATTCTGTTAGTATAATTAATGGAACATCAGTAATAAACATAAAGGTTGGAGAAGAACCCGCAGGAATGACTTATGATCCAATTAATGGAGATGTGTTTGTATCTAACTATGGCTCGAATTCAGTAACTGTTATATCAGGAACAAGAGAGATAAGTAATATTTCATCTATAGAATTTCCAGTTATTATTATTTATAATCCAATGAACGAATTTATATATGTATTAAATAAGGCTTCTCATTATGTAACAGTAATAGGTCAAAAACTTAATTTAACTTTTGTTGAAAGTGGTTTGCCACAAGGTTATAATTGGAGCGTGACAATAAATGGAAGTACGAGATTTACTAATTCTGATGAAATTTCGTTTAATTTATTGCCTGGAATTTATAAATATAAGGTTAATGTCCCTTCAGGATATTCTGCTGAGCCTAATAATGGTAGTATAAATTTAAATCAGTCACAAATAATTAAATTAAGTATAGTTAAAATAAGAGTTATGTCTAGTACAATTATAGTTTCAAGTAGTAAAATATCAATCACAAGAACTTCTATGTTTCCAGTCTTCTATTTAATTATAATAATAATTATCATATTAGCAGGAATTATTATAGGATTAGTTCTAAGAAATAGAAAGAAATAA
- a CDS encoding 2-hydroxyacid dehydrogenase, translating to MYNVLVTKQLPGNWLNYLSNYCNITLWEKNIPPTKEWIIDNIKDKDGILVTLTEKVDKEIIDKANKLKVISTYSVGYDHIDVKYAKSKGITVTYTPEVLTDATADLIFGLLIAVSRRIVEGDKIIRAGKWDTPWYPTFMLGREVNHKTLGIIGMGRIGKAIVKRAKGFDMKIIYNSRKPHTDVDAEFVELDNLLSNSDFVVIAVDLNDSTYHLINEDRLRKMKPTAFLINASRGAVIDEKALINALKNKWIGGAALDVFEHEPVITSELFNFDNVVLTPHLGSATVETRDKMAEIAVKNLLLALRGEKPIYEI from the coding sequence ATGTATAATGTTTTAGTAACAAAGCAATTGCCTGGTAATTGGCTAAATTATTTATCTAATTACTGTAATATAACTTTGTGGGAGAAAAATATTCCTCCGACAAAAGAATGGATAATAGATAATATCAAAGATAAAGATGGTATATTAGTTACCTTAACTGAAAAAGTGGACAAAGAAATTATCGATAAAGCAAATAAATTGAAAGTAATAAGCACCTATAGTGTTGGATATGACCATATAGACGTTAAGTATGCTAAATCTAAAGGAATTACTGTGACTTATACCCCAGAAGTATTAACTGATGCTACTGCTGATTTAATCTTTGGACTTCTTATAGCTGTTTCTAGAAGAATTGTAGAAGGTGATAAAATAATAAGGGCAGGAAAATGGGATACTCCATGGTATCCTACGTTTATGCTAGGTAGAGAAGTAAATCATAAAACACTAGGTATTATTGGAATGGGAAGAATAGGTAAGGCTATAGTTAAGAGAGCTAAGGGATTTGATATGAAAATAATTTACAATAGTAGAAAACCCCATACTGATGTTGATGCAGAATTCGTAGAGTTAGATAATTTACTTAGTAATTCTGATTTTGTAGTAATAGCTGTTGACCTTAATGATAGTACTTATCATCTGATTAATGAAGATAGGTTAAGAAAAATGAAACCTACCGCATTTCTTATTAACGCATCTAGAGGAGCAGTAATTGACGAAAAAGCCCTAATAAATGCTCTAAAGAATAAGTGGATTGGAGGAGCAGCATTAGATGTCTTTGAACATGAACCGGTAATAACTAGTGAATTATTTAACTTTGATAATGTAGTATTAACTCCGCATTTAGGTAGTGCAACTGTAGAGACTAGAGATAAAATGGCTGAAATTGCTGTAAAGAACCTTTTATTAGCGTTAAGAGGAGAAAAACCAATATATGAAATTTGA
- a CDS encoding tRNA(Met) cytidine acetyltransferase TmcA: protein MKFDYLIEYFRQAKDYNFRHLAIIQGENYLDNTISLIKAFLNVNSNPKTAYAFHPWLSESKQRFNKIKESLNLSNVTDIDYSSSERYLGESFDLTILDSVDDFRPNYISRLVDLTKGGGLIVLYTNSLYSNKLYKKSLTRNNIVKNLFEERFFRKIKEHRGIISIDDNNIYFKPYSPSEISKQRKNPYDGKIPRALYQISASNDQIKLIHEADFILEKGKRVFIVTASRGRGKSAGVGLALAYLIKKMKNNPTNIILTSPSYYSATSIIDFLLLGLKRLNIKYKTKISKEGKIMKISAEEVNIRWTAPDLAKDADGDLIVVDEASALGLELLSYINNKWEKIILISTIHGYEGSGKAFLKYINSLKDSQIVKLEYPIRYAKGDPVEKFIYDVFLLDAEPEKFDNENKFMEISQEDIFNSDKLLRQIYGILVTAHYRNSPDDLMFLGDMAFQKIFTLNYNAIAEIIEEGTLDNESISKILYGNENEGNLIPHRIIKYMRIRNFGFLKGWRIMRIAVIPELQGKGLGSNLLSEIEKIAKEEKLDWIGSSFVADLNVLNFWLKNKYIPVYLSSIKNEGLGGYSIIVMKALSENAEKYISVLSPLLKDKILLSSHQVYFNVNPEILVKIILSINSKKVIELNDICISRIQAYLDGYIAYNSASDAIHKLALKYFYENNNKIDIKQLSVLFGRTFQGKSWSHISYMLSIRQSEAETMLRNAVKEILKNINITENNNYVDIS, encoded by the coding sequence ATGAAATTTGATTATTTGATTGAATATTTCCGGCAAGCAAAAGATTATAATTTTAGACATTTAGCTATAATTCAGGGAGAAAACTATTTAGACAATACTATAAGCCTGATTAAAGCTTTTCTTAATGTAAATAGTAATCCTAAAACTGCTTATGCATTTCATCCTTGGTTAAGTGAAAGTAAACAGAGATTTAATAAGATAAAAGAATCTCTTAACTTGAGCAATGTAACTGATATAGATTACTCATCTTCAGAAAGATATCTAGGAGAAAGTTTTGATTTGACTATATTGGACTCTGTTGATGATTTCAGACCTAATTATATTTCAAGATTAGTTGATTTAACAAAAGGTGGAGGGTTAATAGTACTATACACTAATTCGCTTTATTCAAATAAATTATACAAAAAATCTCTTACTAGAAATAATATAGTCAAGAACTTATTTGAAGAAAGATTTTTTAGGAAAATTAAAGAACATAGAGGAATAATTTCAATAGATGATAATAATATATATTTTAAACCTTATTCACCATCAGAAATATCAAAGCAACGCAAAAATCCTTATGATGGCAAAATTCCAAGAGCATTGTATCAAATTTCAGCATCAAATGATCAAATAAAACTTATTCATGAAGCAGATTTCATACTTGAAAAAGGTAAAAGAGTTTTTATTGTAACTGCATCTAGAGGAAGAGGTAAAAGTGCTGGCGTAGGATTAGCTTTAGCCTATTTAATTAAAAAGATGAAAAATAATCCTACAAATATTATTTTAACTTCTCCATCTTACTATTCTGCTACCTCGATTATAGATTTTCTCCTATTGGGGCTAAAACGTCTAAATATTAAATATAAAACTAAAATATCTAAAGAAGGAAAAATTATGAAAATCTCTGCTGAAGAAGTTAACATAAGATGGACTGCTCCAGATCTTGCTAAAGATGCTGATGGCGATTTAATAGTAGTAGATGAAGCATCAGCCTTAGGACTAGAACTTTTATCATACATAAACAATAAGTGGGAAAAGATTATCTTGATTAGTACAATTCATGGTTATGAAGGGTCTGGAAAAGCATTTTTGAAGTATATTAACTCGTTAAAAGACTCTCAGATAGTAAAATTAGAATATCCTATTAGATATGCAAAAGGAGATCCAGTAGAAAAATTTATCTATGATGTATTTTTGCTAGATGCTGAACCTGAAAAATTTGATAATGAGAATAAGTTTATGGAAATAAGTCAAGAAGACATTTTTAATAGCGATAAGTTACTCAGGCAAATTTATGGTATTCTTGTAACTGCTCACTACAGAAATTCTCCTGATGATTTAATGTTTCTCGGTGATATGGCGTTTCAAAAAATTTTTACATTGAATTATAATGCTATAGCAGAAATCATTGAAGAAGGTACTCTTGATAACGAGAGTATTTCAAAAATATTGTATGGAAATGAGAATGAGGGTAATCTAATACCTCATAGAATAATTAAATACATGAGAATAAGAAATTTTGGATTTCTTAAAGGTTGGAGAATAATGAGAATTGCTGTTATTCCAGAATTGCAAGGAAAAGGTTTAGGTTCAAATTTACTTTCTGAAATAGAGAAAATAGCAAAAGAAGAAAAGCTAGATTGGATAGGATCATCTTTTGTAGCAGATCTTAACGTATTAAATTTCTGGTTGAAAAATAAGTATATCCCAGTCTATCTTTCCTCCATAAAGAATGAAGGTCTAGGAGGATATTCAATAATAGTAATGAAAGCATTAAGTGAGAATGCCGAAAAATACATTAGTGTATTATCTCCTTTATTGAAAGACAAAATTCTTCTTTCTTCTCATCAAGTATACTTTAATGTTAATCCTGAAATATTAGTAAAAATTATATTATCTATAAATTCAAAGAAAGTTATAGAACTAAATGATATATGTATATCTAGAATTCAAGCATATCTTGATGGATATATTGCTTACAATTCAGCTTCTGATGCAATCCATAAATTAGCGTTAAAATATTTTTACGAAAATAATAATAAAATTGACATTAAACAACTCTCGGTTCTATTTGGTAGAACGTTTCAAGGGAAAAGTTGGTCTCATATTTCTTATATGTTAAGCATTAGGCAGTCAGAAGCAGAGACAATGCTCAGAAATGCGGTAAAAGAAATACTAAAAAATATAAATATTACTGAAAATAATAATTATGTAGATATAAGTTAG
- a CDS encoding MFS transporter, which produces MSTQKNFLYLAITLSLLTIASRATNNMVVTTLPDLGKYVFNFNNLIAGALDSLIYIATFISTSYLNPKFNPAIRRKMFIIANAIIALTLVGYYLSNIDLLWIITVVSGISFGLILPNLITSASLSNDKKTAERLLGLYSTSLSISLILGPSLESYILYVTGKDYRDVFLFFIPIALLGFALSWTMKFPDVKKEERGISVLKSKGFISSILSITTYNVPFAAFTAFLTIYGIEKFHLSPAVAYSAYIPFFALSFLTRTFMTIRPFNSLRMPLLVSILITIFGVVGMTFAPTVIIFLVSMALLGIPHGSIFPMSTIMIARSTTQEERNAVNSYFLAYNNILFTTIPAIVGYLSQLIGLSYSILILEIPVIISALIFFRLFWSDRIINFRE; this is translated from the coding sequence ATGAGTACCCAGAAGAATTTCTTATATTTGGCAATAACATTATCTTTACTCACAATAGCAAGTAGAGCTACAAATAATATGGTAGTTACTACACTACCTGATTTAGGAAAATATGTTTTTAATTTTAATAACCTAATTGCTGGAGCTTTAGATTCATTAATATACATAGCTACCTTCATTTCTACGTCTTACTTAAATCCAAAGTTTAACCCAGCTATAAGAAGAAAGATGTTCATAATTGCTAACGCTATAATTGCATTAACACTAGTAGGATATTATTTAAGCAATATAGATTTATTATGGATAATAACAGTAGTAAGTGGTATTTCTTTCGGATTAATTTTACCTAATTTAATAACTTCTGCATCTCTTAGTAATGATAAGAAAACAGCTGAAAGACTATTAGGTCTTTATTCAACAAGCCTAAGTATTAGCTTAATTTTAGGTCCATCACTTGAAAGCTATATTTTGTACGTTACTGGAAAAGATTATAGAGACGTATTTTTATTTTTCATACCTATAGCATTATTAGGCTTTGCACTATCATGGACAATGAAATTTCCAGATGTAAAGAAGGAAGAGCGTGGAATTTCAGTTTTAAAATCTAAAGGATTTATATCATCTATTCTATCAATAACGACTTATAATGTACCATTTGCAGCTTTTACTGCATTTCTAACTATATATGGTATAGAAAAGTTCCATTTATCTCCAGCTGTTGCATATTCAGCATACATACCTTTCTTTGCACTGTCTTTCCTAACTAGAACTTTTATGACAATAAGACCTTTTAACTCATTAAGAATGCCATTACTTGTTTCAATACTTATCACTATATTTGGAGTAGTAGGAATGACATTCGCACCCACAGTAATTATATTTTTAGTATCTATGGCGCTTTTAGGAATACCTCATGGTTCGATATTTCCTATGTCAACTATAATGATAGCGAGATCTACAACTCAAGAAGAAAGAAATGCTGTGAATTCTTACTTCTTAGCGTATAATAATATATTATTTACAACAATTCCAGCAATAGTAGGATATCTTTCCCAACTGATAGGATTATCATATTCTATATTAATTCTAGAAATACCAGTTATTATATCAGCGTTAATATTCTTTAGACTATTTTGGTCAGATAGAATTATTAATTTCAGAGAGTAG
- a CDS encoding universal stress protein — protein MFKHILVAYDGSSHAKKALDIAIDLAKKYEAKLDVIEVVDSSVFAGAGLAPVPSDVIESIYNRAKADIEDAKKAAKDKGIDAEGVVLEGDPATAILEYTNKNNVDLIVTGSRGLSTLKRIFLGSVSTRIVQEAKVPVIVVK, from the coding sequence ATGTTTAAGCATATACTCGTAGCTTATGATGGTTCTTCTCACGCAAAAAAGGCTCTAGATATAGCAATAGACTTAGCAAAAAAGTATGAAGCAAAATTAGATGTAATAGAAGTAGTAGATTCTTCGGTATTTGCTGGTGCAGGATTAGCTCCAGTTCCATCAGACGTCATAGAAAGCATATATAATAGAGCTAAAGCTGACATAGAAGATGCTAAAAAAGCAGCTAAGGATAAAGGAATAGACGCTGAAGGTGTAGTATTAGAAGGTGATCCTGCAACAGCGATATTAGAATATACTAATAAAAATAATGTAGACTTAATAGTTACTGGTAGTAGAGGATTATCAACTTTAAAAAGAATATTCTTAGGTAGTGTTTCCACTAGAATAGTACAAGAAGCAAAAGTTCCAGTAATAGTAGTAAAGTAA
- a CDS encoding FAD-dependent oxidoreductase: MNITVIGSGPAGLYAALAASKKAKVTLIEKNEKLGGTCVLYGCIPSKAMIHPLSLSYSLSKLNKNISFNFLEVQKFAKNAINRLSKGAEYMLENNGVEVIHASAELRSGEVNANNQSIHSDAIIVATGTSKPEVKGTLASDDLPYLDRDFNKVVVIGGGAGGLEYAWLLHMAGKEVSIVEKSNYLMPYLDDDMKKSITSFFSKIGVKLYLNSEAKIENNKIYINENEVNTDIILYTFGRNANIKGFEELPHEKWIKVDERMYTGVRNIYAAGDITGSFTAHEAIHKGYIAGLNAIGIKKIYNSQNVPKVIYTEPQIAYVGKIEGTCVKVNMAEIGRAITEKSTDGFLKVCKQNNKIIGAEAFSHDAEEIITTIASLMTFNVNIEEALDLIIPHPSYLESIWEALLRLQS, encoded by the coding sequence ATGAATATTACAGTAATTGGGTCAGGTCCTGCAGGTTTATATGCAGCTTTGGCAGCATCAAAAAAGGCTAAAGTAACATTAATAGAAAAAAATGAAAAATTAGGAGGTACTTGCGTTCTTTATGGTTGTATTCCATCAAAAGCAATGATACATCCATTAAGTCTTTCATACTCGTTAAGTAAATTAAATAAGAACATATCATTTAATTTTCTTGAAGTACAAAAATTTGCTAAAAACGCAATAAATAGATTGTCAAAAGGAGCAGAATACATGCTAGAGAATAATGGAGTAGAAGTTATACATGCTTCTGCAGAATTACGATCTGGAGAAGTAAATGCTAATAATCAAAGTATTCACTCAGATGCAATTATAGTAGCTACAGGGACATCAAAACCAGAAGTTAAAGGCACATTAGCTTCTGATGATTTACCTTACTTAGATAGAGATTTTAATAAAGTAGTTGTTATAGGAGGTGGAGCCGGTGGACTAGAATATGCTTGGCTCTTACATATGGCAGGAAAGGAAGTATCCATAGTTGAAAAATCTAACTATCTCATGCCATATTTGGACGATGATATGAAAAAATCGATTACTTCATTTTTCTCTAAAATAGGAGTTAAGTTATATTTGAATTCTGAAGCAAAAATAGAAAATAATAAAATCTATATAAATGAAAATGAAGTAAATACAGATATTATTCTATATACTTTTGGTAGAAATGCAAATATTAAAGGATTTGAAGAACTACCGCATGAAAAATGGATAAAAGTAGATGAAAGAATGTATACAGGTGTAAGAAATATATATGCAGCAGGAGATATAACTGGATCATTTACAGCTCATGAAGCTATTCATAAAGGTTATATAGCTGGCTTAAACGCAATAGGCATTAAAAAGATCTATAATTCTCAAAATGTACCAAAAGTAATCTATACTGAACCTCAAATAGCCTATGTAGGAAAAATCGAAGGGACTTGTGTTAAAGTCAATATGGCTGAAATAGGTAGAGCAATAACAGAAAAAAGTACAGATGGATTCCTAAAAGTTTGCAAGCAAAATAACAAGATAATAGGTGCTGAGGCTTTTTCTCACGATGCAGAAGAAATAATAACTACTATAGCCTCATTAATGACGTTTAATGTAAATATAGAAGAAGCTCTAGATTTAATTATACCTCATCCATCGTATCTAGAATCGATATGGGAAGCACTATTGCGTCTCCAATCTTAA